The genomic segment CCCGGTCACCGCCTTCATCCCCAACGACCTGGCCTTCCGCCGCCTCGTGGCCGACATCCAGCACACCAAGCGGCTGCCCGGCGAGAAGGCCGCCTTCACCGCCGTGGCCGGCCTGGGCATCAACACCGTCGAGTCGGTGCTGCTCTACCACGTCGTCCCCGGCGCCACGATCACCCGCAAGGCCGCGCTCAAGTCGGACGGCGCCAAGCTCAAGACCGCGACCGGCGCCACGATCAAGGTGGACGTCTACGGCCGCTGGCACAAGCGGATCGCGCTGATCGACGCCGACCGCAGCGACCGCAACCCGCGGATCAACCGCTTCGACATCAACAAGGGCAACAAGCAGATCGCCCACGGCATCGACCGGGTCCTGCGCCCGATCGACCTGCCCTAAGCTCGCACGGCTACGTCACTCAACACCTCGGAGGCGGCCAGCTCGTCGCGCGCGGCGAGCTGGTCGAACCCGGCGACGGGCGGATACGCGTACGGGCCCAGAGTGGCGATCAGAAACGCGCCGATCACCAGGATCACCATCAGGACGGGTAGGACCGGGTCGTAGGTGCCGAGCGTGTCGTAGCCCAGCCCGAGCAGCAGCGGCCCGAACGCCGAGCCGAGGATGAACGCGGCCTGCACCGAGCCGACGAGCCGGCCGAAACTGCGCATGCCGAGATAGCGGCTGATGAGCACGGCCAGCAAGTCGCCCTCGATGCCGAAGGCCAGGCCGATGAACGCCACCGCGGCGGCCGCACCGGCGTACGGCAGGTCCAGGAAGAACAAACCCACGACGGGGGCCAGCATCACGATCGGCCCCACGACGGCGCCGTGCACCCGGTCGATGATCAGGCCGCCCGCCACCCGCCCGACCAGCGAGGCCAGCCCGAAGACGACCAGCAGCGAGGCCGCCTGGTCGTCGCTCAGCCCGCGGTCGGTCATCATCGGCACCAGGTGCACCTGCAGGCCGGTGACGACCACACCGACCAGGCCCAGCCCGGCCGCGATGCCCCAGAACTGCCGGGTCCGGACCGCCTGCGCGAACGTCAGCCCGGGCAGCTCCAGGCTGACGTCGCGCCCGCCGACCCGGGTCTGCTCGACCAGGCGGCCGCGGA from the Paractinoplanes abujensis genome contains:
- a CDS encoding fasciclin domain-containing protein, whose amino-acid sequence is MRFTRAAAVATAAIVASALTAAPASAHGKTKPLGTKSLAAVLTADKSGFDRNGHDYDILTAAVLAVLKAKPASPVKVLADGKTPVTAFIPNDLAFRRLVADIQHTKRLPGEKAAFTAVAGLGINTVESVLLYHVVPGATITRKAALKSDGAKLKTATGATIKVDVYGRWHKRIALIDADRSDRNPRINRFDINKGNKQIAHGIDRVLRPIDLP
- a CDS encoding MFS transporter — encoded protein: MSRPRSPWWVVVGAGVAAAFGPQLYLASLGVFVDPIAADTGFSRTAVTAAASVGAFGMAIGMLLVARIVDRFAARYLLVPGFVLFAVSMALIGLTPANPVVYLVPCFFVGLFGAASIVPATRAVVSWFDNNRALAVGVVTGLIGLGAALAPLLAGALIDAVGWRLAYGAMALISVVVPLTMVTLFVRARAERHVRGRLVEQTRVGGRDVSLELPGLTFAQAVRTRQFWGIAAGLGLVGVVVTGLQVHLVPMMTDRGLSDDQAASLLVVFGLASLVGRVAGGLIIDRVHGAVVGPIVMLAPVVGLFFLDLPYAGAAAAVAFIGLAFGIEGDLLAVLISRYLGMRSFGRLVGSVQAAFILGSAFGPLLLGLGYDTLGTYDPVLPVLMVILVIGAFLIATLGPYAYPPVAGFDQLAARDELAASEVLSDVAVRA